From a region of the Megalops cyprinoides isolate fMegCyp1 chromosome 13, fMegCyp1.pri, whole genome shotgun sequence genome:
- the LOC118787814 gene encoding coatomer subunit beta, with translation MTAAENVCYTLINVPTDSEPPTEISLKADLEKGEIKAKTEALKKVIVMILNGEKLPGLLMTIIRFVLPLQDHTIKKLLLVFWEIVPKTTPDGKLLQEMILVCDAYRKDLQHPNEFIRGSTLRFLCKLKESELLEPLMPAIRACLEHRHSYVRRNAVLAIYTIYRNFENLIPDAPELIHDFLVNEKDASCKRNAFMMLIHADQDRALDYLSTCIDQVHTFGDILQLVIVELIYKVCHANPSERARFIRCIYNLLQSSSPAVKYEAAGTLVTLSSAPTAIKAAAQCYIDLIIKESDNNVKLIVLDRLIELKEHPTHERVLQDLVMDILRVLSTPDLEVRKKTLQLALDLVSSRNVEELVIVLKKEVIKTNNVTEHEDTDKYRQLLVRTLHSCSVRFPDMAANVIPVLMEFLSDTNEAAAADVLEFVREAIQRFDNLRPLIIEKMLEVFHAIKTVKIYRGALWILGEYCSTKEDIQSVMTEVRRSLGEIPIVENEIKKEAGEVKPEEEVTAAPAQKLVTEMGTYVTQSALSSSRPSKKEEDRPPLRGFLLDGDFYVAASLATTLTKVALRYVSIVPDKKKQNSFVAESMLIMATVLHLGKSSLPKKPITDDDVDRVSLCLKVLSECSPLMSDIFNKECRKSLSHMLTVKLEEEKLSQKKESEKRNVTVQADDPISFMQLTAKNETSSKEDQFQLSLLAAMGNTQRKEAADPLASKLNKVTQLTGFSDPVYAEAYVHVNQYDIVLDVLVVNQTSDTLQNCTLELATLGDLKLVEKPSPLTLAPHDFANIKANVKVASTENGIIFGNIVYDVSGAASDRNCVVLSDIHIDIMDYIQPASCTDAEFRQMWAEFEWENKVTVNTNITDLNEYLHHILSSTNMKCLTPEKALSGFCGFMAANLYARSIFGEDALANVSIEKPIHLGPDAPVNGHIRIRAKSQGMALSLGDKINLSQKKSNA, from the exons ATGACAGCTGCGGAGAATGTGTGTTACACCCTCATAAATGTTCCGACTGACTCGGAACCTCCAACAGAGATAAGCCTGAAAGCAGATTTGG AAAAGGGAGAAATCAAGGCAAAGACGGAGGCCTTGAAGAAGGTGATCGTCATGATCCTGAACGGAGAGAAGCTTCCCGGCCTTCTGATGACCATCATCCGCTTTGTTCTGCCTCTGCAAGACCACACGatcaagaagctgctgctggtctTCTGGGAGATCGTGCCCAAGACCACGCCAGACGggaagctgctgcaggagatGATCCTGGTCTGTGACGCCTACAGAAAG gacctgcaGCACCCCAATGAGTTCATCCGCGGCTCCACACTGCGCTTCCTGTGCAAGCTGAAGGAGTCGGAGCTGCTGGAGCCCCTGATGCCGGCCATTCGCGCCTGCCTGGAGCACCGGCATAGCTACGTGCGCAGGAACGCCGTCCTGGCCATCTACACCAtctacag AAATTTTGAAAATCTGATCCCAGATGCTCCGGAACTGATCCATGACTTCCTTGTAAATGAGAAGGATGCCAGCTGCAAAAGAAACGCTTTCATGATGCTGATCCATGCTGACCAG GACAGAGCGCTGGATTACCTCAGCACCTGCATTGATCAGGTTCATACATTCGGAGACATCCTCCAGCTGGTTATTGTGGAGCTGATCTACAAG gtgtgccaTGCCAATCCTTCGGAGCGTGCACGCTTCATCCGCTGCATCTACAACCTGCTGCAGTCCTCCAGCCCCGCAGTCAAGTACGAAGCCGCAGGGACACTCGTCACTCTGTCCAGCGCACCCACGGCCATCAAG GCTGCTGCTCAATGCTACATTGATCTGATCATCAAGGAAAGTGACAACAACGTGAAGCTGATCGTCCTGGATCGACTGATCGAGCTGAAGGAGCACCCCACCCATGAACGTGTGCTTCAG GATCTGGTGATGGACATCTTGCGGGTTCTGTCCACTCCGGATCTGGAGGTTCGTAAGAAGACTCTGCAGCTGGCCCTGGACCTGGTCTCATCCCGCAATGTGGAGgag CTGGTGATTGTCTTGAAAAAAGAGGTGATCAAGACCAACAATGTGACGGAGCACGAGGACACAGACAAGTACAGACAGCTGCTGGTCCGCACCCTCCACTCCTGCAGCGTGCGATTCCCAGACATGGCCGCTAACGTCATCCCTGTG CTAATGGAGTTCCTGAGTGACACCAATGAAGCAGCCGCGGCCGATGTGCTGGAGTTTGTACGGGAGGCCATCCAGAGATTTGACAACCTGCGGCCACTTATCATTGAAAAGATGCTGGAAGTCTTCCACGCTATCAAGACTGTCAA GATCTACAGAGGGGCACTTTGGATTCTGGGAGAGTACTGCAGCACCAAGGAGGACATCCAGAGTGTAATGACCGAGGTCCGCAGGTCCCTGGGagag ATCCCGATAGTGGAGAACGAGATTAAGAAAGAGGCGGGAGAAGTGAAGCCTGAGGAGGAAGTGACTGCGGCTCCTGCTCAGAAGCTGGTGACTGAGATGGGAACCTACGTGACACAGAGTGCGCTCAGCTCCTCCCGGCCCTCCAAGAAAGAAGAAGACAG ACCTCCTCTGCGAGGATTCTTATTGGACGGCGATTTCTACGTGGCAGCCTCTCTGGCGACAACCCTGACCAAAGTGGCCCTGCGCTACGTCTCCATCGTTCCAGACAAAAAGAAGCAAAAC TCGTTTGTGGCTGAGTCGATGCTGATCATGGCCACCGTGCTCCACCTCGGCAAGTCCTCTCTGCCCAAGAAGCCAATCACGGACGACGACGTGGACCGCGTCTCGCTCTGCCTCAAGGTCCTGTCCGAATGCTCACCGCTTATGAGTGACATCTTCAACAAGGAGTGCCGCAAGTCCCTGTCTCACATGCTGACGGtcaagctggaggaggagaagctcTCACAGAAG AAAGAGTCGGAGAAGCGGAATGTGACGGTGCAGGCGGACGACCCCATCTCTTTCATGCAGCTGACCGCCAAGAACGAGACCTCCTCCAAGGAGGACCAGTTCCAGCTCAGCCTGCTGGCCGCCATGGGCAACACCCAGAGGAAGGAGGCAGCCGACCCGCTGGCTTCCAAACTCAACAAG GTAACCCAGCTGACCGGGTTCTCTGACCCTGTGTACGCCGAGGCCTACGTCCATGTCAACCAGTACGACATCGTGCTGGACGTCCTCGTGGTCAACCAGACCAGTGACACCCTGCAGAACTGCACCCTGGAGCTGGCCACCCTGG GTGACTTGAAGCTTGTCGAAAAGCCCTCCCCCCTCACGCTGGCCCCACACGACTTCGCCAACATCAAGGCCAACGTCAAAGTGGCCTCCACGGAGAACGGCATCATATTTGGGAACATAG TGTACGACGTGTCGGGGGCTGCCAGCGACAGGAACTGCGTGGTGCTGAGTGACATCCACATCGACATCATGGACTACATCCAGCCCGCCTCCTGCACCGACGCCGAATTCCGTCAGATGTGGGCGGAGTTTGAGTGGGAGAATAAG GTGACAGTTAACACCAATATCACGGATCTGAACGAGTATCTCCACCACATCCTCAGCTCCACTAATATGAAGTGTCTGACACCAGAAAAG GCTCTCTCTGGGTTCTGCGGGTTCATGGCCGCCAACCTGTACGCCCGCTCCATCTTCGGCGAGGACGCCCTGGCCAACGTGAGCATCGAGAAGCCCATCCACCTGGGACCCGACGCTCCCGTCAATGGCCACATTCGCATCCGAGCCAAGAGCCAG GGCATGGCGTTGAGTCTGGGCGACAAGATTAACTTGTCTCAGAAAAAGAGCAATGCATAA